In a genomic window of Buteo buteo chromosome 29, bButBut1.hap1.1, whole genome shotgun sequence:
- the SBK1 gene encoding serine/threonine-protein kinase SBK1 isoform X1, giving the protein MDSFCFVCFQKEELQPLHLHSAAMSAGSIEQEPSRKLACCGVPLITEDMQSLAIRTLSGTDISKHYDLIRELGKGTYGKVDLVSHKSTGTKMALKFVNKSKTKLKNFLREFSITNTLSSSPFIIKVFDVVFETEDCYVFAQEYAPGGDLFDIIPPQVGLPEELVKRCVQQLGLALDYMHSKSLVHRDIKPENVLLFDRDCRRIKLADFGMTRKVGCRVKRISGTIPYTAPEVCQAGRAEGFAVDTSIDVWAFGVLIFCVLTGNFPWEAAAASDAFFEEFVRWQKGRLGGLPSQWRRFTDSALRMFQRLLALDPEKRCPVKEVFYFIKCDLMAEVRRRPSYRSRKHAGDKLPAGPHRHEAAGSCTPAPLKRTVLTEGSGPRGSEPSAAPPGTASRTDGRQDKGKGQMVLATAIEICV; this is encoded by the exons ATGGATTCCTTCTGCTTTGTCTGCTTCCAGAaagaggagctgcagcccctGCACCTGCACAG CGCAGCCATGAGCGCGGGTTCGATCGAGCAAGAGCCGTCGCGCAAGCTGGCCTGCTGCGGGGTGCCCCTCATCACCGAGGACATGCAGTCCCTGGCCATCCGCACCCTCTCGGGCACCGACATCAGCAAGCACTACGACCTCATCCGCGAGCTCGGCAAGGGCACCTACGGCAAGGTGGACCTGGTGTCCCACAAAAGCACAG GCACCAAGATGGCCCTGAAGTTCGTCAACAAGAGTAAGACGAAGCTGAAGAACTTCCTGCGGGAGTTCAGCATCACCAACAcgctctcctccagccccttcATCATCAAGGTCTTCGATGTGGTCTTCGAGACCGAGGACTGCTACGTCTTCGCTCAGGAGTATGCCCCCGGCGGGGACCTCTTCGACATCATCCCGCCACAG GTGGGTCTCCCCGAGGAGCTGGTGAAGCGCTGCGTGCAGCAGCTGGGCCTGGCCCTCGACTACATGCACAGCAAGAGCCTGGTGCACCGGGACATCAAACCGGAGAACGTCCTGCTCTTCGACCGCGACTGCCGCCGCATCAAACTGGCCGACTTCGGCATGACCCGCAAGGTGGGCTGCCGGGTCAAGCGCATCAGCGGCACCATCCCCTACACGGCGCCCGAGGTTTGCCAAGCCGGCCGGGCGGAGGGTTTCGCCGTGGACACCAGCATCGACGTCTGGGCTTTCGGGGTGCTCATCTTCTGCGTCCTCACCGGTAACTTCCCctgggaggcggcggcggcttcCGACGCCTTCTTCGAGGAGTTTGTGCGGTGGCAGAAGGggcggctgggggggctgccctCGCAGTGGCGACGCTTCACAGACAGCGCCCTGCGCATGTTCCAGCGCCTGCTGGCCCTCGACCCCGAGAAGCGCTGTCCCGTCAAGGAGGTCTTCTACTTCATCAAGTGCGACCTGATGGCCGAGGTGCGGCGCCGACCCTCCTACCGCTCCCGCAAGCACGCCGGGGACAAGCTCCCCGCCGGTCCCCATCGCCACGAGGCGGCCGGCTCCTGCACCCCGGCTCCGCTCAAGAGGACCGTCCTGACCGAAGGGAGCGGACCGCGCGGCTCCGAGCCGAGCGCGGCCCCCCCGGGGACGGCGAGCAGGACAGACGGACGGCAGGACAAAGGCAAAGGGCAGATGGTCCTGGCCACAGCAATAGAGATCTGCGTCTGA
- the SBK1 gene encoding serine/threonine-protein kinase SBK1 isoform X2: protein MSAGSIEQEPSRKLACCGVPLITEDMQSLAIRTLSGTDISKHYDLIRELGKGTYGKVDLVSHKSTGTKMALKFVNKSKTKLKNFLREFSITNTLSSSPFIIKVFDVVFETEDCYVFAQEYAPGGDLFDIIPPQVGLPEELVKRCVQQLGLALDYMHSKSLVHRDIKPENVLLFDRDCRRIKLADFGMTRKVGCRVKRISGTIPYTAPEVCQAGRAEGFAVDTSIDVWAFGVLIFCVLTGNFPWEAAAASDAFFEEFVRWQKGRLGGLPSQWRRFTDSALRMFQRLLALDPEKRCPVKEVFYFIKCDLMAEVRRRPSYRSRKHAGDKLPAGPHRHEAAGSCTPAPLKRTVLTEGSGPRGSEPSAAPPGTASRTDGRQDKGKGQMVLATAIEICV from the exons ATGAGCGCGGGTTCGATCGAGCAAGAGCCGTCGCGCAAGCTGGCCTGCTGCGGGGTGCCCCTCATCACCGAGGACATGCAGTCCCTGGCCATCCGCACCCTCTCGGGCACCGACATCAGCAAGCACTACGACCTCATCCGCGAGCTCGGCAAGGGCACCTACGGCAAGGTGGACCTGGTGTCCCACAAAAGCACAG GCACCAAGATGGCCCTGAAGTTCGTCAACAAGAGTAAGACGAAGCTGAAGAACTTCCTGCGGGAGTTCAGCATCACCAACAcgctctcctccagccccttcATCATCAAGGTCTTCGATGTGGTCTTCGAGACCGAGGACTGCTACGTCTTCGCTCAGGAGTATGCCCCCGGCGGGGACCTCTTCGACATCATCCCGCCACAG GTGGGTCTCCCCGAGGAGCTGGTGAAGCGCTGCGTGCAGCAGCTGGGCCTGGCCCTCGACTACATGCACAGCAAGAGCCTGGTGCACCGGGACATCAAACCGGAGAACGTCCTGCTCTTCGACCGCGACTGCCGCCGCATCAAACTGGCCGACTTCGGCATGACCCGCAAGGTGGGCTGCCGGGTCAAGCGCATCAGCGGCACCATCCCCTACACGGCGCCCGAGGTTTGCCAAGCCGGCCGGGCGGAGGGTTTCGCCGTGGACACCAGCATCGACGTCTGGGCTTTCGGGGTGCTCATCTTCTGCGTCCTCACCGGTAACTTCCCctgggaggcggcggcggcttcCGACGCCTTCTTCGAGGAGTTTGTGCGGTGGCAGAAGGggcggctgggggggctgccctCGCAGTGGCGACGCTTCACAGACAGCGCCCTGCGCATGTTCCAGCGCCTGCTGGCCCTCGACCCCGAGAAGCGCTGTCCCGTCAAGGAGGTCTTCTACTTCATCAAGTGCGACCTGATGGCCGAGGTGCGGCGCCGACCCTCCTACCGCTCCCGCAAGCACGCCGGGGACAAGCTCCCCGCCGGTCCCCATCGCCACGAGGCGGCCGGCTCCTGCACCCCGGCTCCGCTCAAGAGGACCGTCCTGACCGAAGGGAGCGGACCGCGCGGCTCCGAGCCGAGCGCGGCCCCCCCGGGGACGGCGAGCAGGACAGACGGACGGCAGGACAAAGGCAAAGGGCAGATGGTCCTGGCCACAGCAATAGAGATCTGCGTCTGA